The following proteins come from a genomic window of Salvia hispanica cultivar TCC Black 2014 chromosome 4, UniMelb_Shisp_WGS_1.0, whole genome shotgun sequence:
- the LOC125220031 gene encoding 50S ribosomal protein L31, chloroplastic, with the protein MSIFKPTAMALSLSNPFLHKNLSPPPLSLNAKVKAAVGSNQMRLSCRKGDIHPEFHEDAKVYCNGELVMTTGGTKKEYVVDVWSGNHPFYLGSRSQLLVDADQVEKFRKKYSGLDSIMEIPVLKGEIVLPPKRKSKPKKK; encoded by the exons ATGTCTATCTTCAAACCAACAGCAATGGCGCTCTCCCTCTCCAACCCCTTCCTCCACAAAAACCTCTCCCCTCCTCCACTCTCCCTCAACGCCAAG GTTAAGGCAGCGGTGGGCAGCAATCAGATGCGATTGAGCTGCAGGAAGGGCGACATACACCCCGAATTCCACGAAGACGCCAAGGTTTACTGCAACGGCGAGCTGGTGATGACCACCGGCGGCACCAAGAAGGAGTACGTGGTGGATGTGTGGTCGGGCAACCACCCCTTCTACCTCGGCAGCCGCTCGCAGCTTCTCGTCGACGCCGATCAGGTTGAGAAATTCCGTAAGAAATACAGTGGTCTCGATTCGATTATGGAGATTCCTGTACTCAAAGGAGAGATTGTGCTTCCTCCTAAGAGGAAGAGTAAGCCCAAAAAGAAGTAG